A segment of the Pseudomonadota bacterium genome:
TGACCGACGACATCGACACGTAGTGCCCCGACACGAACGACGGGTGACACGGCATCTGCCGGCCCTTGCAGTCATCGAGCGCGGTACCGTAGAACTGGGCCACCGCCTTCTCCATCGACAGCCCGCGCACCACCGACAGCGCCCCCTCCCGCAACGCGGGAAAGATCCAGTCGCAGGCCTCGGCCGCCATGCCGGAAGCGATGGTGGCCGCCTCCTGCCCCATGATGGAGCCGTAGAAGGCCACCCGCCCCTGGCGCTGAAGGTTCACGAGACGCGCGTCAACCGTGCGCGTGGCGAGCATCCACTGGTACATCTCGACCAGGCGCGCGTCAGAGAGCGCCGGCGCCGCGGCACCCTCAACCAGACGGCCCTGCACGTCAAGGAGCTGGTAGAGCCCGGAGTCGCTCATCGCGGGCGACGACGCCACGTCAGGCACCGAGGATCAGCAACCGCGGATCTTCGAGAAGCTGCACCACGCGCATCACGAACTTCGCGCCCACGTCGCCGTCGATGATGCGATGGTCGAACGAACACGTGATGTAGCCCATCTCGCGCACCACGATCTCATCGTTCTTCACCACCGGGCGCTTGCGGATCTTGTGCACGCCCATGATGGCCACCTCGGGGTAGTTGATGACCGGCGTGGCCATGATGCCGCCCAGCGCGCCCAGCGAGGTGATGGTGAAGGTGCTGCCCTGCAGCTCGTCGAGGGTGAGACGGCGGTTTCGCGCCCCTTCGGCCAGGCGCGCGATCTCGGCGCCGATCTCGAGGATGGTGCGACGGTCGGCGTCCTTGAGCACGGGCACCATGAGGCCGTCGTCGGTGGACGCGGCGATGCCGATGTTGTAGTACCCCTTCAGCACGATCTCCTGGGTCTGCTCGTCATAGCTGCTGTTGAGCGTGGGGAACTCCTTGAGCGCGGCCACCACGGCCTTCACGATGAAGGGCAGGTAGCTGAGCTTCACGCCGCGGCTCTTGGCGATATCTTCGCTGTCGGCGCGCAGCTTCACCAGCT
Coding sequences within it:
- a CDS encoding 2-oxo acid dehydrogenase subunit E2 → MAVRAESNGRSSAPPVPVNGSAASARVLAAPATRRLAREAGVDLAHVHGTGPNGRVTREDLLSYLEGGAPAPQTVVQTEAAPAAAPSAAPQAAPAAPAFRFPEGPRPEQRIPARGVRRKIIENMRRSKDHAAHFTFVEECDFTELVKLRADSEDIAKSRGVKLSYLPFIVKAVVAALKEFPTLNSSYDEQTQEIVLKGYYNIGIAASTDDGLMVPVLKDADRRTILEIGAEIARLAEGARNRRLTLDELQGSTFTITSLGALGGIMATPVINYPEVAIMGVHKIRKRPVVKNDEIVVREMGYITCSFDHRIIDGDVGAKFVMRVVQLLEDPRLLILGA